A single region of the Lycium barbarum isolate Lr01 chromosome 2, ASM1917538v2, whole genome shotgun sequence genome encodes:
- the LOC132621812 gene encoding protein CYSTEINE-RICH TRANSMEMBRANE MODULE 11-like, producing MSSYPPPGYGAPSAPPQSGYYGPPPPGGPPPPNYYQGYFNDDQYSPPPPQHIYHHHHEHSGCSSFLKGCLAALCCCCILEECCCCCF from the exons ATGAGTTCATATCCTCCACCAG GATATGGTGCACCATCAGCACCACCACAAAGTGGTTACTATGGTCCTCCACCACCAGGAGGACCCCCACCCCCTAATTATTATCAAGGTTACTTCAATGATGATCAATACTCTCCACCACCTCCTCAACATATCTACCACCACCACCATGAACATAGCGGTTGTTCCTCATTCCTCAAAGGCTG TTTGGCTGCTCTCTGTTGTTGCTGTATTTTGGAAGAgtgttgttgctgctgcttctAG